A part of Nocardioides sp. WS12 genomic DNA contains:
- a CDS encoding aldehyde dehydrogenase family protein: MTFDSLNPADGTLVSAFPVMGEAEVRRIVGTAREATTWWRGIGFDGRAERLAAWRRDIWHRVDEIAELIHRENGKPVEDAVLEVVLTVEHLHWAEKNAAKVLRTQKVNPGPLFANYSARVSYDPLGVVGVIGPWNYPLYSPNSAVAFALAVGNTVVLKPSEFTPAVSQWYVDAFAAANPDAPEGVLSLVTGLGETGAALCNAGVDKIGFTGSTRTGKRVMAQCAETLTPVVLECGGKDPVIVAEDADLKAAARAVAWGAFANSGQTCVGVERVYVVDEVADEFQALLLEQLDGVRSGQDDKANYGPMTMPSQVDVVRRHVADAEERGATFLKGGPASIGQRFIEPIVITDLPEDALAVREETFGPTLTLCRVDGVDEGIKFANDHDYALSASVFSRSRGDEIADRLRAGQVSINAVIAFAGMGAVPMGGVGASGFGRVHGADGLREFAQTRGVVRQKFGLPGFELIAIKRARHVLPVMRKILSVRHGL; encoded by the coding sequence ATGACGTTCGACAGCCTGAACCCCGCCGACGGCACGCTCGTCTCCGCGTTCCCCGTGATGGGGGAGGCAGAAGTGCGTCGGATCGTCGGTACGGCGCGCGAGGCCACCACCTGGTGGCGGGGGATCGGCTTCGACGGCCGCGCTGAGCGGCTGGCGGCGTGGCGCCGCGACATCTGGCACCGGGTCGACGAGATCGCCGAGCTGATCCACCGCGAGAACGGCAAGCCGGTCGAGGACGCCGTCCTCGAGGTGGTGCTGACGGTCGAGCACCTGCACTGGGCCGAGAAGAACGCCGCCAAGGTGCTCCGCACCCAGAAGGTGAACCCCGGTCCGCTCTTCGCGAACTACTCCGCCCGGGTCAGCTACGACCCGCTCGGCGTGGTCGGTGTCATCGGGCCCTGGAACTACCCGCTCTACTCGCCGAACAGCGCCGTCGCCTTCGCGCTGGCCGTCGGGAACACGGTCGTGCTGAAACCGAGCGAGTTCACCCCGGCCGTGAGCCAGTGGTACGTCGACGCGTTCGCCGCGGCTAACCCGGACGCCCCCGAGGGCGTCCTGTCCCTGGTCACCGGCCTCGGCGAGACCGGCGCGGCGCTGTGCAACGCGGGCGTCGACAAGATCGGCTTCACCGGCTCGACCCGGACGGGCAAGCGAGTGATGGCGCAGTGTGCAGAGACGCTCACGCCTGTCGTCCTCGAGTGCGGCGGCAAGGATCCTGTGATCGTCGCTGAGGATGCCGACCTCAAGGCTGCGGCCCGGGCCGTGGCGTGGGGCGCCTTCGCGAACTCCGGCCAGACCTGCGTCGGCGTGGAGCGGGTGTACGTCGTCGACGAGGTCGCTGACGAGTTCCAGGCCCTCCTGCTCGAGCAGCTCGACGGAGTCCGCTCCGGCCAGGACGACAAGGCCAACTACGGGCCGATGACGATGCCCTCCCAGGTCGACGTCGTACGACGACACGTGGCCGACGCCGAGGAGCGAGGTGCGACCTTCCTCAAGGGCGGGCCGGCGTCGATCGGCCAGCGGTTCATCGAGCCGATCGTCATCACCGACCTGCCGGAGGACGCGCTGGCGGTGCGCGAGGAGACCTTCGGGCCGACCCTCACGCTGTGCCGGGTGGACGGTGTGGACGAGGGCATCAAGTTCGCCAACGACCACGACTACGCGCTCAGCGCCTCGGTCTTCTCCCGCTCACGGGGCGACGAGATCGCCGATCGACTGCGTGCGGGACAGGTCAGCATCAACGCGGTGATCGCGTTCGCCGGCATGGGTGCGGTGCCGATGGGTGGGGTGGGTGCGAGTGGCTTCGGCCGGGTCCACGGTGCCGACGGCCTGCGCGAGTTCGCCCAGACCCGCGGCGTCGTACGCCAGAAGTTCGGCCTGCCGGGCTTCGAGTTGATCGCGATCAAGCGGGCCAGGCACGTGTTGCCGGTGATGAGGAAGATCCTCAGCGTGCGGCACGGCCTCTGA
- a CDS encoding PDR/VanB family oxidoreductase gives MTTLPLRALAKGAQAYSAVFAASAAAPYLSRSTPVRMTGFDMDLVVASTTTVVEDVISFELRNPDGSDLPAWVPGAHLDVFLPSGAQRQYSLCGDPADRSSYRIAVRRIENGGGGSLALHDEVAQGDTITVRGPRNAFTFIDVESYLFIAGGIGITPILPMVREASRRGKNWTMIYVGRSLATMPFIDELQALEGGELELLPDDEFGVPDVAALLGRAEAGAAIYVCGPPQMIDTARILQRALNPTGSLHSERFSAPPVVGGHEFDVRLARTGVTVKVAADESALVAIRREVPGVRYSCQQGFCGSCKHAVIEGAVEHRDNKLRAEEREDSMLICVSRAAGDSLTLDL, from the coding sequence GTGACGACGCTGCCGTTGCGTGCCCTGGCGAAGGGCGCGCAGGCGTACTCCGCCGTGTTCGCGGCCAGCGCCGCGGCGCCGTACCTCTCGCGCTCCACCCCGGTGCGGATGACCGGCTTCGACATGGACCTGGTGGTGGCCTCCACCACGACCGTCGTGGAGGACGTCATCAGCTTCGAGCTGCGCAATCCCGACGGCTCGGACCTGCCCGCCTGGGTGCCCGGCGCCCACCTCGACGTCTTCCTGCCCTCGGGCGCGCAGCGTCAGTACTCGCTGTGCGGTGACCCTGCCGACCGCAGCAGCTACCGGATCGCCGTACGACGGATCGAGAACGGTGGTGGCGGTTCGCTCGCCCTGCACGACGAGGTCGCCCAGGGCGACACGATCACGGTGCGCGGACCGCGCAACGCGTTCACGTTCATCGACGTCGAGTCGTACCTCTTCATCGCCGGCGGCATCGGCATCACGCCGATCCTGCCGATGGTGCGCGAGGCCTCGCGCCGCGGCAAGAACTGGACGATGATCTACGTCGGCCGGTCGCTGGCGACGATGCCGTTCATCGACGAGTTGCAGGCCCTCGAGGGCGGCGAGCTCGAACTGCTTCCCGACGACGAGTTCGGCGTGCCGGACGTCGCCGCCCTGCTGGGCCGCGCCGAGGCCGGTGCTGCGATCTACGTCTGTGGCCCACCGCAGATGATCGACACCGCGCGCATCCTGCAGCGCGCGCTCAACCCGACCGGCTCGCTGCACAGCGAGCGGTTCTCCGCCCCTCCCGTCGTGGGCGGCCACGAGTTCGATGTCCGCCTGGCCCGCACGGGCGTGACCGTGAAGGTGGCGGCCGACGAGTCCGCGCTGGTCGCGATCCGTCGTGAGGTCCCGGGCGTGCGCTACTCCTGCCAGCAGGGTTTCTGCGGCAGCTGCAAGCACGCCGTCATCGAGGGCGCGGTCGAGCACCGCGACAACAAGTTGCGGGCGGAGGAACGCGAGGACTCGATGTTGATCTGTGTCTCGCGTGCCGCCGGCGACAGCCTGACCCTCGATCTCTGA
- a CDS encoding 3-hydroxyacyl-CoA dehydrogenase NAD-binding domain-containing protein has product MTDTNTITWEQDADGIVTLTMDDPNQSANTMNDDYRASMTAAVERLIAEKDAVTGVVLTSAKKTFFAGGDLHALLAATREDAQGLFDSVSEIKAALRKLETLGKPVVAAINGAALGGGLEIALCTHHRIAADVKGMQIGLPEVQLGLLPGGGGVVRTVRMLGILDAVLNILTTGAKFDANGAVKAGLVNEVVPTIEDLVPAAKAWIKANPDAVQPWDVKGYRIPGGTPAVPAFSANLPSFPANLRKQIKGANMPAPRAILSAAVESTQVDFDNALVIESRYLVELATGQVAKNMIKAFFFDMQHIAAGGSRPDGYEKYVATKVGVLGAGMMGAAIAYVCAQGGMDVILKDVSLENAERGKGYSKDLLDKAVSRGKMTQEKADGLLAKIKPAAEASDLEGCDLVIEAVFESVELKHKVFQEIEPFLAPGAVLGSNTSSLPITGLAEGVQTPENFIGLHFFSPVDKMPLLEIIAGEKTSDETLAKAFDIAQQIRKTPIVVNDSRGFFTSRVIGTFLNEANAMVAEGISAVSIEQAGLQAGYPAAPLKLSDELNFHTMSKIQKATQTGLEADGKGHLYFHHPAYDVIDAMIEKFDRTGRAQGAGFYNYVDGKATGIWEGLAEHFGAGTKEIPLEDMKERMLFAESIETVKCFDEGVLRSVEDANIGSILGIGFPAWTGGVVQYMNGYEGGLAGFVARARDLADKYGPQFTPPASLVAKAEAGETY; this is encoded by the coding sequence ATGACTGACACCAACACGATCACGTGGGAGCAGGACGCGGACGGCATCGTCACCTTGACGATGGACGACCCGAACCAGTCCGCAAACACGATGAACGACGACTACCGCGCGTCGATGACCGCCGCGGTGGAGCGCCTCATCGCCGAGAAGGACGCCGTCACCGGTGTCGTGCTCACCTCCGCGAAGAAGACCTTCTTCGCCGGTGGTGACCTGCACGCGCTGCTCGCGGCCACCAGGGAAGATGCCCAGGGCCTGTTCGACTCGGTGAGCGAGATCAAGGCCGCGCTGCGCAAGCTGGAGACGCTCGGCAAGCCCGTCGTCGCCGCGATCAACGGTGCCGCCCTCGGCGGTGGCCTCGAGATCGCGCTGTGCACGCACCACCGCATCGCTGCGGACGTCAAGGGCATGCAGATCGGTCTGCCCGAGGTCCAGCTCGGCCTGCTCCCGGGTGGCGGCGGCGTCGTCCGTACTGTCCGGATGCTCGGCATCCTCGACGCCGTCCTCAACATCTTGACCACCGGCGCGAAGTTCGACGCCAACGGTGCGGTCAAGGCGGGCCTCGTCAACGAGGTCGTCCCGACGATCGAGGACCTGGTTCCCGCCGCGAAGGCGTGGATCAAGGCCAACCCTGACGCCGTCCAGCCGTGGGACGTCAAGGGCTACCGGATCCCCGGTGGCACCCCGGCCGTTCCGGCGTTCTCGGCCAACCTGCCGTCGTTCCCGGCGAATCTGCGCAAACAGATCAAGGGCGCGAACATGCCGGCTCCGCGGGCGATCCTGTCGGCCGCCGTCGAGAGCACGCAGGTCGACTTCGACAACGCGCTCGTCATCGAGTCGCGCTACCTCGTCGAGCTGGCCACCGGCCAGGTCGCGAAGAACATGATCAAGGCGTTCTTCTTCGACATGCAGCACATTGCCGCCGGCGGCAGCCGCCCCGACGGCTACGAGAAGTACGTCGCCACGAAGGTCGGTGTCCTCGGCGCCGGCATGATGGGGGCGGCCATCGCGTACGTCTGTGCCCAGGGCGGCATGGACGTCATCCTCAAGGACGTCTCGCTCGAGAACGCCGAGCGCGGCAAGGGCTACTCCAAGGACCTGCTCGACAAGGCCGTCTCTCGCGGCAAGATGACCCAGGAGAAGGCCGACGGCCTGCTCGCCAAGATCAAGCCGGCCGCCGAGGCCAGCGACCTCGAGGGTTGCGACCTGGTGATCGAGGCCGTGTTCGAGAGCGTCGAGCTCAAGCACAAGGTGTTCCAGGAGATCGAGCCCTTCCTCGCCCCCGGCGCGGTCCTCGGCTCCAACACCTCGTCGCTGCCGATCACCGGTCTCGCCGAGGGCGTGCAGACGCCCGAGAACTTCATCGGTCTGCACTTCTTCTCGCCCGTCGACAAGATGCCGCTGCTCGAGATCATCGCCGGTGAGAAGACCTCCGACGAGACCCTCGCCAAGGCTTTCGACATCGCGCAGCAGATCCGCAAGACGCCGATCGTCGTCAACGACAGCCGCGGCTTCTTCACCAGCCGCGTCATCGGCACCTTCCTCAACGAGGCCAACGCCATGGTCGCCGAGGGCATCTCCGCCGTGTCGATCGAGCAGGCCGGTCTCCAGGCCGGCTACCCGGCGGCACCGCTCAAGCTGTCCGACGAGCTCAACTTCCACACGATGAGCAAGATCCAGAAGGCCACCCAGACCGGCCTCGAGGCCGACGGCAAGGGCCACCTGTACTTCCACCACCCCGCGTACGACGTCATCGACGCGATGATCGAGAAGTTCGACCGCACGGGTCGTGCCCAGGGCGCCGGCTTCTACAACTACGTCGACGGCAAGGCCACCGGAATCTGGGAAGGCCTGGCCGAACACTTCGGTGCTGGCACCAAGGAGATCCCGCTCGAGGACATGAAGGAGCGGATGCTCTTCGCCGAGTCCATCGAGACCGTGAAGTGCTTCGACGAGGGCGTGCTGCGCTCGGTCGAGGACGCCAACATCGGCTCGATCCTCGGCATCGGCTTCCCGGCCTGGACCGGCGGCGTCGTGCAGTACATGAACGGTTACGAAGGCGGCCTGGCCGGCTTCGTCGCGCGAGCCCGCGACCTCGCGGACAAGTACGGCCCCCAGTTCACCCCGCCGGCGTCCCTGGTCGCCAAGGCAGAAGCAGGAGAAACCTACTGA
- a CDS encoding long-chain-fatty-acid--CoA ligase, with protein MYLTQGLHRSLQATPDKIATIHGDRSHTFAEMGDRVARFAAGLQGLGVAEGDVVAILSLNGDRYVEYYSAIPWANAVLNPINIRWSPQEIIYALNDSGTTVLLIDDAFAPMAPAITANCPSVTTLVHCGDGPTPEGMVSYEALVADNEPVADVRRGDDQLAGLFYTGGTTGFPKGVMLSHRNLLTSALGAVASGYLLNRNSTYLHAAPMFHLADLAGNLGANLLGCTHVTIPFFEPKNVLVTLEKHQITDVLMVPTMIQMVVDHPEARDHDLSALERIMYGGSVISEGVLLRTKALLPNTKLTQAYGMTELAPVATLLGPDDHVDGLLTAAGQAAPHTEVRILDDKGNQVPTGTVGEICVFGANVMLGYWNKPEETAAVLKDGWMHTGDGGYIDANGFVFVVDRIKDMIVTGGENVYSAEVEGAISKFPGVLQSAVIGLPSDQWGETVHACVVKAPDADFTSEALIAHVKGLIANYKVPRSIDFLEELPVNGAGKILKRDLRASYAKGQA; from the coding sequence ATGTACCTGACCCAAGGACTCCACCGTTCACTGCAGGCGACGCCCGACAAGATCGCCACGATCCACGGCGATCGCAGCCACACCTTCGCGGAGATGGGTGACCGCGTCGCGCGCTTCGCGGCCGGCCTCCAGGGGCTGGGCGTTGCGGAGGGCGACGTGGTCGCCATCCTGTCCCTCAATGGCGACCGGTACGTCGAGTACTACTCGGCCATTCCGTGGGCGAATGCGGTGCTCAATCCCATCAACATCCGGTGGAGCCCGCAGGAGATCATCTACGCGCTCAACGACTCCGGCACCACGGTGCTGCTGATCGACGACGCGTTCGCTCCGATGGCACCGGCGATCACCGCCAACTGTCCGTCGGTGACGACCCTGGTCCACTGCGGCGACGGTCCGACGCCGGAGGGCATGGTCTCCTACGAGGCGCTGGTTGCCGACAACGAGCCGGTTGCCGACGTACGCCGCGGTGACGACCAGTTGGCCGGGCTCTTCTACACCGGTGGCACGACTGGTTTCCCCAAGGGCGTCATGCTCTCGCACCGCAACCTGCTGACCTCCGCTCTGGGGGCGGTGGCCAGTGGGTACTTGCTGAACCGGAACTCGACGTACCTGCACGCAGCGCCGATGTTCCACCTGGCCGACCTGGCCGGCAACCTGGGCGCCAACCTGCTGGGCTGCACCCACGTCACCATCCCGTTCTTCGAGCCGAAGAACGTGCTGGTCACCCTCGAGAAGCACCAGATCACCGACGTGCTGATGGTGCCGACGATGATCCAGATGGTCGTCGATCACCCGGAAGCCAGGGACCACGACCTCTCGGCGCTCGAGCGCATCATGTACGGCGGCTCGGTCATCTCCGAGGGCGTCCTGCTCCGCACCAAGGCGCTGCTGCCGAACACCAAGCTGACCCAGGCCTATGGCATGACCGAGCTCGCCCCGGTCGCCACCCTGCTCGGCCCGGACGACCACGTCGACGGTCTGCTCACTGCCGCTGGTCAGGCTGCTCCGCACACCGAGGTCCGCATCCTCGACGACAAGGGCAACCAGGTCCCGACGGGCACTGTCGGCGAGATCTGCGTGTTCGGCGCCAACGTGATGCTCGGGTACTGGAACAAGCCCGAGGAGACCGCAGCGGTCCTCAAGGACGGCTGGATGCACACCGGCGACGGCGGCTACATCGATGCCAACGGCTTCGTGTTCGTGGTCGACCGGATCAAGGACATGATCGTCACCGGCGGTGAGAACGTGTACTCCGCCGAGGTCGAGGGCGCGATCTCCAAGTTCCCGGGTGTCCTGCAGTCGGCCGTCATCGGCCTGCCCAGCGACCAGTGGGGCGAGACCGTCCACGCCTGTGTCGTGAAGGCCCCTGACGCCGACTTCACCTCCGAGGCCCTGATCGCCCACGTGAAGGGCCTGATCGCCAACTACAAGGTTCCGCGCTCGATCGACTTCCTCGAGGAGCTCCCGGTGAACGGTGCCGGCAAGATCCTCAAGCGCGACCTGCGTGCGTCGTACGCCAAGGGGCAGGCATGA
- a CDS encoding TetR/AcrR family transcriptional regulator, with amino-acid sequence MRDALSRAVASVADAVGTDGDDGHHAPEVHAILDAALAQCAEFGIKRTTIGDIARRAGIDRVTVYRRIGNKEQVIQAVVTREATRLFLDVAATARRGTTLAERVELGFTSMMQQVRGHAMLARMLQVEPETVLLQLTTEGSVLVTGATVATLGFFGEAVEDGLLETTEGMEADAELLVRVVHSYLLTPRALIELDSPEQLNEFARRHLVPMVLRGRAAR; translated from the coding sequence ATGAGAGACGCCCTGAGTCGCGCGGTGGCCTCGGTCGCAGACGCGGTCGGGACGGACGGCGACGACGGCCACCACGCCCCCGAGGTGCACGCAATCCTCGACGCCGCGCTCGCCCAGTGCGCCGAGTTCGGCATCAAGCGCACGACCATCGGCGACATCGCGCGGCGCGCCGGGATCGATCGGGTCACCGTCTACCGCCGGATCGGCAACAAGGAACAGGTGATCCAGGCCGTCGTCACCCGTGAGGCGACGCGGCTCTTCCTGGACGTCGCGGCCACGGCCCGGCGCGGAACGACCCTGGCGGAGCGGGTCGAGCTCGGCTTCACGTCGATGATGCAGCAGGTCCGCGGCCACGCGATGCTCGCCCGCATGCTCCAGGTCGAGCCGGAGACCGTGCTCCTGCAACTGACCACCGAAGGCAGCGTCCTCGTCACCGGCGCGACCGTCGCCACCCTCGGCTTCTTCGGCGAAGCGGTCGAGGACGGCCTGCTCGAGACGACCGAGGGCATGGAGGCCGACGCGGAGCTGCTCGTCCGCGTCGTGCACTCCTACCTGCTGACCCCGCGCGCCCTCATCGAGCTCGACTCCCCCGAGCAGCTCAACGAGTTCGCGCGCCGGCACCTCGTGCCGATGGTCCTCAGAGGCCGTGCCGCACGCTGA
- a CDS encoding metal-dependent hydrolase, translated as MAKKPNRAYTSEALAINARDVSFDWTGVPTEYIPGHPYATHFWNVMHLVLPEGERAMADVLGRALSQIDDPRLQEELQGFIGQEETHASSHESFRIYLEQNGFDIPKITHLMEFIIGQVFGDHGLKGRAGEAWFHERLGIYAAAEHFTAVIGEWLLDNEKFDEIGVDPTMLDMLRWHGAEEMEHRNVAYDVYQYVDGSYARRVRTAFIASGGLLALWLYTSSWMYAQDPTVTRHKWTWPIEFVKDTRKGLMPGIQFVIKEIPQYLRPGFHPSQMGPIDKAVRYLAVSPAARGTEAAAR; from the coding sequence ATGGCAAAGAAGCCGAACCGCGCGTACACGAGCGAAGCCCTCGCGATCAACGCCCGCGACGTGTCCTTCGACTGGACCGGTGTCCCCACCGAGTACATCCCCGGTCACCCGTATGCGACGCACTTCTGGAACGTCATGCACCTGGTGCTCCCCGAGGGTGAGCGCGCCATGGCCGACGTCCTCGGCCGCGCCCTGTCCCAGATCGACGACCCCCGCCTGCAGGAGGAGCTCCAGGGCTTCATCGGCCAGGAGGAGACGCACGCCAGTTCGCACGAGTCGTTCCGGATCTACCTGGAGCAGAACGGCTTCGACATCCCGAAGATCACCCACCTGATGGAGTTCATCATCGGGCAGGTCTTCGGTGACCACGGTCTGAAGGGCCGGGCCGGCGAGGCCTGGTTCCATGAGCGCCTCGGCATCTACGCCGCTGCCGAGCACTTCACTGCCGTGATCGGCGAGTGGCTGCTCGACAACGAGAAGTTCGACGAGATCGGTGTCGACCCCACCATGCTCGACATGCTGCGCTGGCACGGTGCCGAGGAGATGGAGCACCGCAACGTCGCCTACGACGTCTACCAGTACGTCGACGGCAGCTACGCCCGTCGCGTCCGCACCGCGTTCATCGCCTCGGGTGGCCTGCTCGCCCTCTGGCTCTACACGTCCAGCTGGATGTACGCCCAGGACCCGACCGTCACCCGGCACAAGTGGACCTGGCCGATCGAGTTCGTCAAGGACACCCGCAAGGGCCTGATGCCCGGCATCCAGTTCGTCATCAAGGAGATCCCGCAGTACCTCCGCCCCGGCTTCCACCCCTCGCAGATGGGGCCGATCGACAAGGCCGTCCGCTACCTCGCGGTGTCCCCGGCAGCGCGCGGCACCGAGGCGGCAGCACGGTGA
- a CDS encoding NAD(P)/FAD-dependent oxidoreductase, whose product MTQQLNGQHVRVAIIGAGFGGLGTAIRLKQTGRDDFVVLERADEVGGTWQINNYPGAQCDVPSLIYSFSFAPNPNWSRLYPLQEELKTYMHQCAEDFEVLPHIRFGTEVTDASWDDTAQLWRIRTSSGDLTATVLVGAIGPFSAPSTPDLPGLKSFKGTVFHSQTWDHDHDLTGERVGVIGTGASAVQFIPRVQRKAGHLTVFQRTPTWILPHPDRKVGKATHALYHRVPGAQAAARKAWELSFEALVPGFISEPKLQKPLEMMARGLLKKQVRDPELRARLTPDYAVGCKRPTFSNKYYPALTADNATVVSEGITKVTPRGIVTSDGVEHELDTIIFGTGFKMTDHPGFGVVHGRDGSSIGDVWRTGEMAAYLGTSLHNFPNFFMILGPNSGVYTSAVITIENQVHYIVEALRQMEERDLATLEVTAEAQQDYFEWANEGLARSVFITGGCHSYYLSPTGRNFTHFPGFSATFKSRTSKVNLDHYGVCQ is encoded by the coding sequence ATGACTCAGCAACTCAACGGGCAGCACGTGAGGGTCGCGATCATCGGCGCCGGCTTCGGCGGCCTTGGTACGGCGATCCGCCTCAAGCAGACCGGCAGGGACGACTTCGTCGTACTCGAGCGCGCGGACGAGGTGGGCGGCACCTGGCAGATCAACAACTACCCGGGCGCCCAGTGCGACGTGCCGTCGCTGATCTACTCGTTCTCGTTCGCGCCGAACCCGAACTGGAGCCGGCTCTACCCGTTGCAGGAAGAGCTCAAGACCTACATGCACCAGTGTGCGGAGGACTTCGAGGTCCTGCCGCACATCCGCTTCGGCACCGAGGTGACCGACGCGTCCTGGGACGACACGGCGCAGCTGTGGCGGATCAGGACCAGCAGCGGCGACCTGACCGCGACCGTGCTGGTCGGTGCCATCGGCCCGTTCAGCGCGCCGTCGACGCCGGACCTTCCCGGTCTGAAGTCCTTCAAGGGCACGGTCTTCCACTCGCAGACCTGGGACCACGACCACGACCTGACCGGCGAGCGGGTCGGCGTCATCGGCACCGGTGCGTCTGCCGTGCAGTTCATTCCGCGGGTCCAGCGCAAGGCGGGTCACCTGACCGTCTTCCAGCGCACCCCCACCTGGATCCTGCCGCACCCCGACCGCAAGGTCGGCAAGGCCACGCACGCCCTCTACCACCGCGTCCCCGGTGCCCAGGCGGCCGCCCGCAAGGCGTGGGAACTGTCCTTCGAGGCCCTGGTGCCCGGCTTCATCAGTGAGCCGAAGCTGCAGAAGCCGCTCGAGATGATGGCCCGCGGACTGCTCAAGAAGCAGGTCAGGGACCCGGAGCTGCGTGCGCGGTTGACGCCGGACTACGCCGTGGGCTGCAAGCGCCCGACGTTCTCCAACAAGTACTACCCGGCGCTGACGGCCGACAACGCGACGGTGGTCTCCGAGGGCATCACGAAGGTGACCCCGCGCGGCATCGTCACCTCCGACGGCGTCGAGCACGAGCTCGACACGATCATCTTCGGCACCGGCTTCAAGATGACTGACCACCCGGGCTTCGGCGTGGTCCACGGCCGCGACGGTTCGAGCATCGGCGACGTCTGGCGCACGGGGGAGATGGCGGCCTACCTCGGGACCTCGCTCCACAACTTCCCGAACTTCTTCATGATCCTGGGGCCCAACTCGGGCGTCTACACCTCGGCCGTCATCACCATCGAGAACCAGGTCCACTACATCGTCGAGGCGCTGCGCCAGATGGAGGAGCGCGACCTCGCGACCCTCGAGGTCACCGCCGAGGCACAGCAGGACTACTTCGAGTGGGCCAACGAGGGGCTGGCCAGGTCGGTGTTCATCACCGGTGGCTGCCACAGCTACTACCTCAGCCCGACGGGCAGGAACTTCACGCACTTCCCGGGCTTCTCGGCCACGTTCAAGAGTCGCACCAGCAAGGTCAACCTCGATCACTACGGGGTGTGCCAGTGA
- a CDS encoding short-chain dehydrogenase/reductase, with translation MIGKSYDVRDKVALITGAGQGIGLALARRLHEQGAYVALVDVNEPGLKAASKSLGDSRVFTAVADVTDRAAMAEVVARVIDHHGRLDVVVANAGVTPPPATIRTMDLADYDRVIAINQTGILNTVQPALEAVIAEKGHVVVVASCAAFSPGIGGVAYMSSKAAAEQIGRALKLEMAPHGASAGVAYFGFVDTPLATATLDNDPLGRKLDDLLGWPLNHRISADDAAESIAHGIAHRSGATIAPVRWMPYSLFRGVLNAGADRVLARDKRVHAMIHDLEARAESDR, from the coding sequence GTGATCGGCAAGTCGTACGACGTCCGCGACAAGGTCGCCCTGATCACCGGCGCCGGGCAGGGCATCGGCCTGGCCCTCGCGCGTCGCCTCCACGAACAGGGCGCATATGTCGCCCTGGTCGACGTCAACGAGCCGGGGCTGAAGGCCGCTTCGAAGTCGCTGGGTGACAGCCGGGTCTTCACCGCCGTTGCTGACGTCACGGACCGGGCCGCGATGGCCGAGGTCGTGGCGCGCGTGATCGACCACCACGGCCGGCTCGACGTCGTCGTCGCCAACGCCGGGGTCACCCCGCCGCCGGCCACGATCCGCACCATGGACCTGGCCGACTACGACCGGGTGATCGCGATCAACCAGACCGGCATCCTCAACACGGTGCAGCCCGCTCTCGAGGCCGTCATTGCCGAGAAGGGCCACGTGGTCGTGGTGGCCTCGTGCGCCGCGTTCTCGCCCGGCATCGGTGGTGTCGCGTACATGTCGAGCAAGGCCGCGGCCGAGCAGATCGGCCGCGCGCTCAAGCTGGAGATGGCCCCGCACGGCGCCAGCGCCGGTGTTGCCTACTTCGGGTTCGTGGACACGCCGCTGGCAACCGCGACCCTCGACAACGACCCGCTGGGGCGCAAGCTCGACGACCTGCTCGGCTGGCCGCTGAACCACCGCATCTCCGCGGACGACGCCGCCGAGTCGATCGCGCACGGCATCGCCCACCGCTCCGGCGCGACGATCGCTCCGGTGCGCTGGATGCCGTACTCGCTCTTCCGCGGCGTGCTCAACGCCGGCGCCGACCGGGTGCTGGCCCGCGACAAGCGGGTGCACGCGATGATCCACGACCTTGAGGCCCGCGCGGAGTCCGATCGGTGA